One part of the Ralstonia pickettii genome encodes these proteins:
- a CDS encoding ABC transporter permease, producing MTQYSRTSTQVSNIAAAHPVRHSPSPLKRAWRRFKQHRLGYWSLIIFVVLFVLSLGAECISNDRPLVVKYHGNWYFPIVKAYPETTFGGDFPTPTDYLDPFIRDKFKEPGSFAIYPPNPYSYETLNYFSKEPNPAPPSAENWLGTDDRGRDVFARLLYGFRVSVLFGLALTVLGVVVGTLTGALMGFFGGRFDMVSQRLIEIWSSMPELYLLIIFASIFTPSLGLLIILLSLFGWMSLSDYVRAEFYRNRSLDYVKAARAMGLSSWQIMWRHIMPNSLTPVITFLPFRMSAAILALTSLDFLGLGVPPSTPSLGELLAQGKANLDAWWISLSTFVVLVLTLVLLTFMGDALRDAFDTRLSFAQLRTRQKPAGVK from the coding sequence ATGACCCAGTATTCCCGCACTTCCACCCAGGTATCCAACATAGCGGCGGCGCATCCGGTGCGTCATTCGCCGTCGCCGCTCAAGCGCGCGTGGCGTCGCTTCAAACAACATCGGCTGGGCTATTGGAGCCTGATCATCTTCGTGGTGCTGTTCGTTCTGAGTCTGGGCGCCGAATGCATTTCCAATGACCGGCCGCTGGTGGTCAAGTATCATGGCAACTGGTATTTCCCGATCGTGAAGGCATACCCCGAGACGACCTTCGGCGGGGATTTTCCGACACCGACGGATTACCTCGATCCATTCATCCGGGACAAGTTCAAGGAGCCGGGAAGCTTTGCGATTTACCCGCCCAATCCGTATTCGTACGAGACGCTGAACTATTTCTCGAAGGAGCCCAACCCGGCGCCGCCGTCCGCTGAGAACTGGCTCGGTACCGATGACCGTGGCCGCGATGTGTTTGCGCGGCTGCTGTATGGCTTCCGCGTGTCGGTGCTGTTCGGCCTGGCGCTCACGGTGCTCGGCGTGGTGGTCGGCACGCTGACCGGCGCGCTGATGGGCTTCTTCGGCGGGCGCTTCGATATGGTGTCGCAGCGCCTGATTGAAATCTGGAGTTCGATGCCGGAGCTGTACCTGCTGATCATCTTCGCGTCGATCTTCACCCCCAGCCTTGGGCTGCTGATCATCCTGCTGTCGCTGTTCGGCTGGATGAGCCTGTCGGATTACGTGCGCGCCGAGTTCTACCGCAACCGCTCGCTCGACTATGTGAAGGCCGCGCGAGCGATGGGCCTGTCCAGTTGGCAGATCATGTGGCGCCACATCATGCCCAACAGCCTGACACCGGTGATCACCTTCCTGCCGTTCCGCATGAGCGCGGCCATTCTTGCGCTCACTAGCCTCGATTTCCTTGGGCTCGGCGTACCGCCATCCACCCCGAGCCTCGGTGAGCTGCTGGCTCAGGGCAAGGCCAACCTGGATGCGTGGTGGATCTCGCTATCGACGTTCGTGGTGCTCGTGCTGACCCTCGTGCTGCTGACTTTCATGGGCGACGCGCTGCGCGATGCCTTCGACACGCGCCTCTCATTCGCGCAGCTGCGCACGCGTCAGAAGCCGGCGGGGGTGAAATGA
- a CDS encoding ABC transporter ATP-binding protein: MTRVDLRSSTPKYDGPLLRLDGLCVHFESEHGEVTEAVKHVSLDLHVGERFALVGESGSGKSVTALSIMRLLADAQYSGRILLEGRDLLAASEREMRGLRGADVAMVFQEPMTALNPLYTIGNQIVETLELHEGLDKRAAKARAIALLERTGIAEAPRRFDAFPHQLSGGQRQRAMIAMALACSPKLLLADEPTTALDVTVRMQILQLLRELQAEFGMAIMLITHDLNMVRAFAERVGVMERGVLVETGNTADVFAAPQHPYTVRLLESRPQRDVLPLVPLAPVLLEADKLTVTYERHRPGFAGWFRTDPFTAVDAVSLQLREGETLGIVGESGSGKTTLAQTLLGLQTAKSGDLRFLGNSLLRISRDERRAVRARMQVVFQDPYGSLSPRMTIEEIVGEGLALHQPHVNATERRHRVIEALREVGLDRTALGRYPHEFSGGQRQRVAIARVLILKPQLLVLDEPTSALDVSIQQQVLSLLSALQKKYNLSYLFISHDLAVIRAMSHRVVVMKDGKVVEEGDTEAVLASPSHPYTCKLMAAASLIPARDNP, translated from the coding sequence ATGACCCGCGTCGATCTGCGTTCCTCCACGCCGAAGTACGACGGCCCGCTTCTGCGCCTGGACGGCCTCTGCGTGCATTTCGAATCCGAGCACGGCGAGGTGACGGAAGCCGTCAAGCATGTCTCGCTCGACTTGCACGTCGGCGAGCGGTTCGCGTTGGTGGGCGAATCGGGCTCGGGCAAGTCCGTGACCGCACTATCGATCATGCGATTGCTGGCCGATGCGCAATACAGCGGCCGTATCCTGCTCGAAGGCCGCGATCTGCTGGCCGCCAGCGAGCGCGAGATGCGCGGCCTGCGTGGCGCTGACGTCGCCATGGTGTTCCAGGAACCGATGACAGCGCTCAACCCGCTGTACACGATCGGCAACCAGATCGTCGAAACGCTGGAATTGCACGAGGGACTGGACAAGCGCGCTGCCAAGGCACGTGCGATTGCGCTGTTGGAGCGCACCGGCATTGCGGAGGCGCCGCGCCGGTTTGACGCCTTCCCGCACCAACTGTCGGGCGGTCAGCGCCAGCGCGCGATGATTGCCATGGCGCTGGCATGTTCGCCCAAGCTCCTGTTGGCTGACGAGCCGACCACCGCGCTCGACGTGACGGTGCGCATGCAGATCCTGCAATTGCTGCGCGAGCTGCAGGCTGAATTCGGCATGGCCATCATGCTGATCACGCACGACCTGAACATGGTCCGTGCCTTTGCTGAGCGCGTTGGCGTGATGGAGCGGGGCGTCCTGGTCGAGACCGGCAACACGGCCGACGTATTTGCCGCGCCTCAGCACCCGTACACGGTGCGCTTGCTTGAGAGCCGCCCGCAGCGCGACGTGCTGCCGCTGGTGCCTCTTGCACCGGTGCTGCTCGAAGCCGACAAGCTGACGGTCACCTACGAACGCCATCGCCCTGGATTTGCCGGCTGGTTCAGGACAGACCCGTTCACCGCGGTCGATGCCGTGTCGCTGCAACTGCGCGAAGGCGAGACGCTCGGCATCGTGGGGGAATCCGGCTCTGGCAAGACCACGCTCGCGCAGACGCTGCTGGGTTTGCAAACCGCAAAGAGCGGCGATCTGCGCTTCCTTGGCAACTCGCTGCTGCGCATTTCGCGCGATGAGCGCCGGGCGGTGCGCGCGCGCATGCAGGTCGTGTTTCAAGACCCGTATGGCTCGCTGTCGCCGCGCATGACGATCGAAGAGATCGTTGGCGAGGGCCTTGCGCTGCACCAGCCGCATGTCAACGCCACCGAGCGCCGTCACCGCGTGATCGAGGCGCTGCGCGAGGTCGGGCTGGATCGCACGGCTCTGGGCCGCTATCCGCATGAATTCTCGGGTGGGCAGCGCCAGCGCGTTGCCATTGCGCGGGTGCTGATCCTCAAGCCGCAGTTGCTGGTGCTTGATGAGCCGACATCGGCGCTTGACGTGTCGATCCAGCAGCAGGTGCTTTCGCTGCTCTCAGCCCTTCAGAAAAAGTACAACCTGTCGTATCTATTCATCAGCCACGACCTTGCCGTTATTCGCGCGATGTCACATCGCGTGGTGGTGATGAAGGATGGAAAAGTGGTGGAAGAGGGCGACACTGAAGCGGTGTTGGCGTCGCCTTCGCACCCCTACACCTGCAAGCTGATGGCGGCTGCCTCGCTCATCCCCGCTCGGGATAACCCGTAA
- a CDS encoding C40 family peptidase: MQHFVLHSMARLAVGVVIGCGVLVSNAVHADTVFKDTEVRADVKPEAKSGLISNVMSKTGDVVMNALGMIGLRYRFGGNTPESGLDCSGFVRYVFNDTFGFLLPRRAVEMSRVGTSVDTAELRPGDLVFFNTMRHTFSHVGIYIGDNKFVHAPSTGSKIRVDDMTASYWVTRYNGARRIEGNSGTAIKDGADNFVEQLKRVDPNAAGKPLAMYGG, encoded by the coding sequence ATGCAGCATTTCGTACTTCATTCCATGGCGCGCCTGGCGGTAGGTGTTGTGATCGGTTGCGGCGTGCTCGTGTCGAATGCGGTGCATGCTGATACGGTCTTCAAGGACACGGAAGTCCGCGCCGACGTCAAGCCCGAAGCCAAGTCCGGCCTCATTTCCAACGTAATGAGCAAGACCGGCGACGTGGTCATGAACGCACTGGGCATGATCGGCCTGCGTTACCGTTTCGGGGGCAATACGCCGGAATCGGGCCTCGATTGCAGCGGTTTCGTCCGCTACGTCTTCAATGACACCTTCGGTTTCCTGCTGCCGCGCCGCGCCGTGGAAATGAGCCGCGTCGGCACCAGCGTCGACACGGCTGAACTGCGTCCTGGCGACTTGGTGTTCTTCAACACCATGCGCCACACGTTCTCGCACGTCGGCATCTATATTGGCGACAACAAGTTCGTGCACGCACCGTCCACGGGCAGCAAGATTCGCGTGGACGACATGACCGCCTCGTACTGGGTGACGCGCTACAACGGCGCCCGCCGCATCGAGGGCAATTCCGGTACCGCAATCAAGGACGGCGCCGATAACTTTGTCGAACAGCTCAAGCGCGTTGACCCGAACGCCGCTGGCAAACCGCTGGCAATGTACGGTGGTTGA